The segment attttatcttcaaTTGTGCTCTCAATTCCTATAAAGAAGCATGTGCACTGGTGGCTGTGCCAAGTGCCTGGGAGGTACTCTCATCCCCCTGGCCGTGCTCTGCACCCTTGCTaacattttgttgtttttccctgGAGGAAAAGTTGAAGAGAGTGCACACATTACAGATGAAGTTTGGTACTTTGGAGGGATCGTGGGATCGGGTATATTGGTAAGTGTCTAAATTCAGACATTTTTACCTTCCCCCCACCTGCAGCCATGACTTGTGTTGTTGAATTTTTTCAGGACCGCAAATTCCTCTTTGATAAACAAATAAGTTATAAGCCATCCAAAGGTTTGGCAATAAGTAACTTAACCTAatgataagaaataaaaaaaaaaaaaaaaaacatagaatCACTACATTTAAAAGAAGATGTAATTTGAATTCATCCTAATTCAAACTATATTTCTATCATTCATAGATGATCTTCCCTGCCTTGGTATTTTTGGGCCTTCAGAATAATGATTGCTGTGGATGCTGTGGTAATCGGAGCTGTGGAAAGAGGTTTGCGGTAAGTGGAAGGAAACATggcaaaaaaagtaaaagctaATTTGTTACTGATACGTGTATTTTCCTCTCACAGTCACTGTGAGTCTAGCCAGAGGCTGTCTTGAGTGTGGGACAAAGAGCTCTGCTGTTTTTTGAGTGCCAGGAAGTAGAAATAGCAGGCTGTACAAATTGAATTATGCCTCTGATGTTTTACCACAGGCACCACAACAGTTTGGCCTCATTGGTTTTTGCTATCAGGACAGCAAAAGGATATCAAGATACTTATAGTTACTATCACAATTAAAATTTAGTTCTCTGTGTGAATTTATTAGTTCTTGCATGACTTGCTTACATATTAGTATATATGGAAAATTCTGCcatagaaaaccagaaaaataaagacataatTTCTCATCCATTCCAATTGGACTACTAGAGCTTACACTGATGACTACCTGTGAAGAGGTAAAGTATACTAACAAGAAACCCAGAGGGAGACTTGGGAAGGAAAACGAATTATTTGGTCCAAATACAACCAAGGTACCAAAGCTAACCTGTAAAGGATactgtagatttttttaatgccttgaGTGGTCCTTTGGTCTTGCTTGCAGTGTCCTGAGAAGGTCTGGCcacaggggagcaggaggccccagaggggagcagtgccatctgctgccagcccctgcctcctcctcctcctcctcctcctcaggcaCACGGGGCCAGTGCTGCTAAAGCTTCAAAATACCAATACAAGTATGCACTACACCTTTACTATGCAATGAAAACTAATAGGCTTCAGCTGCTCAGGTGTTGACTATTTGACTATTAACAGCTGAATTTAGAGAACATTTCAGGGAACAGATGATTTTAGGgaaccaaaataattttctttttctcttcatcagATGTTTTCTTCTATAATATTTGCTGCTGTTGGAGTTCTGGGAGCTGGATACTGCTTTATTTTGTCAGCAGTAGCCCTAAACAAAGGCCCTAAATGTCAAAGTCAAGGAAATTGGATCTACCCTTTCCAGGCTGGGTAAGACAaagcaatcagaaaaaaaagatatatgtGTTTTAAGTTTGTGAGATGATTCAAATTCCAAATCCATTGTATATAAATGGGAATTTTATTGCTTGTCTAAATTACACAAGCCCTTACAAGTGCTTGCAGCACACAGCAAGACTTCAGAAGGTTCAAGAGCATGGATGTAAAGAATGGCAAGTACAATAAAAACTACTGAGTTTCAAGGGGGCCAATAAAGAGAAATGCACAGCCTCTTCCTAGGTTATTCTTGGGATAATAAGCAACATATGGGGATAAATCCCACTTTGATGAATAGCAATGACACCTTGAGACACCTCTCAGAGTCCTGAAGGAATTGGCTGATGTGTTTGCCAAGCCACTCTCCATGTTTGAAAAGTCCTGGCAGTCAGGTGGAGCCCCGGGTGtctggaaaagaggaaacaacACACCCATCCTTTAAAAAGGGCAGAAAGGAGGACCCTGGGAGCCATCGACCCATCAGTGTCACCTCTGTGACACTGGGGgatcacagagcagctcctctggaagGTCTGATGATGCACGTGGAGGACAGGGAAGTGATTTGGGCCAAACAGAATGTCTTTGCCAAGGGCAAGCCCTGCCTGACCAACCCAGGGGCCTTCTATGATGGGGTGACTCCATCAGGGGATAATGGAAGGACTGCAGAAATCATTTATCTGGACACAATCCCCCACAATATCCTGGTCTCTAAattggagagagatggatttgatggGTGAACTGCCAGGTGGAGAAGAAAGTATTTGGATGGTCACATCCAGAGGGTGGTGGTCAGTGGCTCAGGATCCTTGGACACCAGTGACAAGAGGTGTCCTTAAGGGGTCCCACTGGGACTGGTGTTATTCcatattttcattaatgacACAGATGGAGGAGGCtaccaagatgatcagagggatggaacacCTTTTCTTtgaggaaaggctgtgagaatTGGCATTCTTCAGCCTTGAGAGGAGAAGCTTCAGGGTGACCTGATTGTGGCTTTCCAGTACCTGATGGGAGCCCACAAGAAAGATGAGAGGGACTTTTTATAAGAGCATGTAATGACAGGACTTGATAGATGATGGCTTTAAACTaagagtaggtttagatcaattattaggaaaaaattcttccctgtgagggtggtgaggcactggcacaaggtgcccagagaagctgtggatggccatccctggaagggttcaaggcCGGGTCAGACAGGGTGTGGAACAGCCTAGGATGTGGAAGGGGTCCCTGGCCTCGGCAGGGGGATTGGAGTGAGATGATCTTTcaggcccttccaacccaaaccattctgtgattctgtgattatacTGAAATTTAATGGTATTCAAATAATTACTACTaataatataatacatataatattaataaatataatctatatataatttcattttgactGTGGCATTTGGAAACTGTTTGCTCCTCATGCTCTGTGACCCAAACATGCTCACTGTCACGTATATTTATCATTTAAGCCCAGCTATCCCACTGCTCAGACTGAGGTCAAGACAAGTTCAACAAACAGGGCACAATGTGCTactgaggagagcaggggatCAGAACAGAATGGCAAGGGCTGCAATAAACTCTTCATTACCTCAGAACCTTTAATGCAGTCTGCCTCAGTCAAAGTGACCTGGCGGCATTTCTTACataatatacaaaaaaaaaaaaaaaaaaaacttggaaaaaaaaagaaaaaaagaaaaaaaaaaagaaaagagaaaaaaaaaaaaaaaagaaaaacaagaagagtACAGGTAG is part of the Serinus canaria isolate serCan28SL12 chromosome 9, serCan2020, whole genome shotgun sequence genome and harbors:
- the TM4SF4 gene encoding transmembrane 4 L6 family member 4, translating into MCTGGCAKCLGGTLIPLAVLCTLANILLFFPGGKVEESAHITDEVWYFGGIVGSGILMIFPALVFLGLQNNDCCGCCGNRSCGKRFAMFSSIIFAAVGVLGAGYCFILSAVALNKGPKCQSQGNWIYPFQAGDYLGDHALWEKCTSPDNIVPWHLTLFSLLLVMSGIQAVLCGIQVVNGLFGTICGDCKCCGCCGGEGTV